The Qipengyuania oceanensis genome includes the window AAGTGCGCGACCGGCCGGTGCTGGGCAGCTGGCAGGCGCTGCTGGATTACCTGACCATCGACATGGGCCACCTGACAGTCGAGAGGGTGCGCGTGCTCTATCTCGACACCCGCAACCACCTCATCCTGGACCACCACGTGGGCGACGGATCGATCGACGAGGCCGCGATCCATCCGCGCGAGGTCATCCGCAAGGCGATGGACGTCGGCGCGACGGCGCTGATCCTCGTCCACAATCACCCCAGCGGCGATCCCTCTCCCAGTTCCGCCGACATCCAGATCACCAGGCGTATTGCCGAGGCGGGCCGCCTGATGGGCGTGACCGTCCACGATCACGTCATCGTCGGGCGAAACGATCACGTTTCGCTGCGCGCCAAGGGGCTGATCTGAGATGTGCATCGCCGTCCTTGCTCGCGGTGCCCACCCGGACTGGCCGCTGGTGGTGGTGGCCAATCGCGACGAATTCCACGACCGGCCCACCGCGCCGCTCGCTCGCTGGACGGACGGCACGGGCATCATCGCCGGGCGCGATTTGCAATCGGGAGGAAGCTGGCTCGGCATTTCCGAGCGGACAGGCCGTGTCGCTCTCATAACGAACTTCCGCGATCCCGATGGACCACGCGCAGACGCGCCGAGCCGCGGCCAGCTGGTCACCGACTGGCTGACCGAGGACTGGTCGGGGGTCGACGACAGGGCCGATGAACTGGAAAACTACAACGGTTTCAGCCTGATGCTGGTGGACGGCCCGAATGCCTCAATTCTCGACAACCGGAGCCTCGACCGGCCGGTTTCCATCGACGCACCAGGGTTCTACGGCCTCTCCAACGGGCCGTTCACCGCCCCCTGGCCCAAGACGGAGCGGCTGGTAGAAGGCCTGCGCGACGCCATCGCTCACGGTGCCGATGCCGACTCCCTGTTCGATCTGCTCGCCCAGCGCGGCCCGCTGGTTCCGGGCGACAGCCACGGCGCGCCGATCTTCATCGAGAACGAGACCTATGGCACACGCTGCTCCACGGTGATCGCAGTCGATGCACAGGGGCAAGGCACGATCACCGAGCGCCGCTTCGACCGGACCACTGCGGCCATCGGCGAGACGGCCTTCACCTTCCGCTGGAGTTAGCCCTCAGGCGGCCGTAAGACCGTAAGCCTCGTAACGATCGTCGATCTGGGGATCGAGCCTGCGGGCATGGGTCAGGTCGAGCGCGCCAGCCTTGGCATCGCCCTGCCGCTTGCGGATCAAGCCGCGCAGGAACAGGCTTGCCGCCTGGTCCGGTGCTTTCTCCAGCGCCATCTCGAGATCCTTGAGCGCATCGTCCATCCGGCCCTGACGGTAATACACCAGTGCCCGGCTATCGACGGTCGCTGCAGACTGTCCCGACAGATCGACCGCCCGGTCGCAATAGGCTTCGGCATCGTCGACATTGTTGTTCCAGATGGCCGCGTGCCAGCAAAGGGCATTGAATACCGCTGATTCGTTGGGTCGCTCGTCCAGCATCGCTTCGAGCCGGTTCCATGCCTCGCCCTGCCGGTCGGCGTGGCCGGAGTATTCGGACCACATGATCTCCATGTCGAGCTTCTCGTCGCCCGACAGGCCGAGATCGTCGAGCATGTCGAGCGCTTCGTTCGCCTCGCCGTTGCGCGCCATGTAGCTGGCGAGCATCGAGGCAGTCGCGAGGTCGCCTTGCAGGTCGAAGGCCGCCTGCGCATCGGCCTGCGCGGCGTCGATGTCGCCGAGAATGAAGTGGATGTTGGCGCGCTCGGCATAGGTTTCCGCACTCGCCGTCGTGTCGATGGCGCGGTCGTATTCGGCAAGCGCCTTTTCGTACTGGCGACCGAAACGGTAGAAATTCGCGTTCAGGGCATGGATCGGCGCGGCATCCTCGCTCACCGCGATCAGCTTGCTGCCGGCGGCGATGTAGGGCTCAATGCGCTTGGCAATCTCGCTGTCCGACAGTTCCCAAAAACGCCTTGCACCGTGCAACCGGATCTGCGGATCACCGCTGCCGATCCGCGCTATCGCAGTGCGTTGGGCGGGGATGTCGGCGGGCGCGATCTCGGCAGCGATATAGGCGATCGAATCGTCCAGCCTGACCGTGCTGCCGTCGAGCACGAGCGTCCGCTTGAACCGGCGACCGCCAGCTTCCTCGTCGAGCGAGCGCGTACCGGTCAGCTCGATCCGCTCCTGTCCCTCGGGGAGCAGGAATTGCGCCTGCTCTGCCGAGTAATAAGGTCCGTCGAGCCTATAAGGAATGTCGCGCCACAACGAGCGCGCACGGTCGGTTTCGAACGACCAGCCAATTGACGCGCCGTCCATCGCATAGGTCGAGATGCCTCGATCGTACTTGAAGTTGTCGAAAGTCATTCCCTTCGCTCGCAGGGTGCCGACGCCGCTGGCTTCGTCGTACGTATAAGCCGCGTCGTAGGTCAGCCCCCCGACGAGGCTTTCGAGATAGGTCATGGCGCGGCCGATAAGGGTGCGCTCGCTGGTTTCGGAGGCAAGCTGGCGAAACTGTGCCCCGGCGACGCCGCGTGCTTCGATCTCGATCTCGTAGAGCGCCGGAAAATCGACCCCGTTCCGGAAATCGAAGGTCGTGCGATAGATGCGATCGGGCACTTTCTGCCAGCGCTGCGTCATCGGGGTCAGGTCGCTGCCCGGCTCGGTCAGCGGCAGCGCCCAGCCGAAGTTCGGAACCTCGTACACGGTATCGTGCCGCGTGCCGGCGCTGGTTCCATCGAGCCAGTAGTCGGTCCCGTCGATGCTGGCACGCACAATCATGTGATCGAATGCACCCGGCACAGGTTGCGAGATCGAGGCAACGTCGCCCTGGGTCGAATGGACGAGCACTACTTCGCCATCGATGTCCATTTCGCGCAGCATGGCGAGCAGCAGCAGGCTCTTCGCCTTGCAATCGCCATAGCGCAGCTGCCACGTATCGGCCGGCGATTGCGGCAGGTAATTGCCGCCATCCATGCCGTTGGCGAGATAGCTGATCTCGTCCTGCACGACCTGCAGCGCGAGTGCCATGCGCTTCACCGGATCGGAAGTAGCCTGCTCGATCCGTGCAATCTGCTGCGCGATCGGCCCGCCCGGCGCGATCGTGCCTTCGGTGCCGAAATGGGGAGCCATGGTGGACGAGACATCCTGCCAGTCAGCGAAGCTGCCGACCTGGACGAGCGGATTGACCAAGAACCGTCGCGGCGCGTCTTCGGGCATCTTCTTGGGCTCGGCGATCGGCATCGAGAACTCGACCACGCGGTATCCGTCGCGCGTCTCAGGCTCGGGCTTCTCGAGCTGGCCCAGCGTGCCCCAGTTGATCTGCGTGTCGTCCGGCCAGAGCACGCGCAGGCGTCCGAAACCGACCCGCGCCGGCCTCGCGATGAACCCTTCGCTCACCTGCATCTCGCCATCGAGCGCCTGGTCGCGCGCCGTCGTCGTTGCGGAAACGCGCAACACGTCGCCGACCTGCAGGCGCGGCACGGAAATCATCGCCGTGAGCTGCCCGTCGACGGTCCGCTTCTCGAGTTGCTGTTCGCGGCGGATGACTTCGGGCTTCACGCCTTCTGCAAGCAGGTCGATCGTCTCGCCGCCGCGAATGATCGCCAGCCGGTGGATCGTCAGATCGCCCTTATCCGGCATCCATGCGAATTGCAGCGTGCCGAAGCGCTGCATCGCCTGCGTCGTCGAAATGTCGTAGGCGAGATCGGTGTAGCGCGTGACGACCCCGTCCTCGAGCGCGACTTGCCGGTCGTAGAGAATCA containing:
- the radC gene encoding RadC family protein, coding for MPQAEDKPGAVRKDHGGHGHRARLRERLLSGGAEALADYEVLEYLLFAGIRQGDTKPVAKALLARFGSLAHVLDAEPGALLQVDGVGEASVAALKSVALAARRMARSQVRDRPVLGSWQALLDYLTIDMGHLTVERVRVLYLDTRNHLILDHHVGDGSIDEAAIHPREVIRKAMDVGATALILVHNHPSGDPSPSSADIQITRRIAEAGRLMGVTVHDHVIVGRNDHVSLRAKGLI
- a CDS encoding NRDE family protein encodes the protein MCIAVLARGAHPDWPLVVVANRDEFHDRPTAPLARWTDGTGIIAGRDLQSGGSWLGISERTGRVALITNFRDPDGPRADAPSRGQLVTDWLTEDWSGVDDRADELENYNGFSLMLVDGPNASILDNRSLDRPVSIDAPGFYGLSNGPFTAPWPKTERLVEGLRDAIAHGADADSLFDLLAQRGPLVPGDSHGAPIFIENETYGTRCSTVIAVDAQGQGTITERRFDRTTAAIGETAFTFRWS
- a CDS encoding DUF3857 domain-containing protein, with translation MRLFAGTAAIAIIAAASPARAGEQVLYQPAPDWVEVADISAALDKREDLILYDRQVALEDGVVTRYTDLAYDISTTQAMQRFGTLQFAWMPDKGDLTIHRLAIIRGGETIDLLAEGVKPEVIRREQQLEKRTVDGQLTAMISVPRLQVGDVLRVSATTTARDQALDGEMQVSEGFIARPARVGFGRLRVLWPDDTQINWGTLGQLEKPEPETRDGYRVVEFSMPIAEPKKMPEDAPRRFLVNPLVQVGSFADWQDVSSTMAPHFGTEGTIAPGGPIAQQIARIEQATSDPVKRMALALQVVQDEISYLANGMDGGNYLPQSPADTWQLRYGDCKAKSLLLLAMLREMDIDGEVVLVHSTQGDVASISQPVPGAFDHMIVRASIDGTDYWLDGTSAGTRHDTVYEVPNFGWALPLTEPGSDLTPMTQRWQKVPDRIYRTTFDFRNGVDFPALYEIEIEARGVAGAQFRQLASETSERTLIGRAMTYLESLVGGLTYDAAYTYDEASGVGTLRAKGMTFDNFKYDRGISTYAMDGASIGWSFETDRARSLWRDIPYRLDGPYYSAEQAQFLLPEGQERIELTGTRSLDEEAGGRRFKRTLVLDGSTVRLDDSIAYIAAEIAPADIPAQRTAIARIGSGDPQIRLHGARRFWELSDSEIAKRIEPYIAAGSKLIAVSEDAAPIHALNANFYRFGRQYEKALAEYDRAIDTTASAETYAERANIHFILGDIDAAQADAQAAFDLQGDLATASMLASYMARNGEANEALDMLDDLGLSGDEKLDMEIMWSEYSGHADRQGEAWNRLEAMLDERPNESAVFNALCWHAAIWNNNVDDAEAYCDRAVDLSGQSAATVDSRALVYYRQGRMDDALKDLEMALEKAPDQAASLFLRGLIRKRQGDAKAGALDLTHARRLDPQIDDRYEAYGLTAA